One stretch of Sandaracinaceae bacterium DNA includes these proteins:
- the ligA gene encoding NAD-dependent DNA ligase LigA, whose product MEPGGVAQQAEQELALLRDQIAHHEKLYRKGTPEIPDGAFDELFDRYQELADSLGVPTEERIDRSPGVDHTDGFETVAHRMPMLSLEKLTPNRRDADGQPVPYEVQLDAWYQRRLKDLELGPDGALPLLVEPKIDGISVSLLYEGGRLVRAVTRGDGQRGDVITAQVLEAKAAPGALRGVTGGTLEVRGELYWPRDAFDAHNQSLRDAGEKTIANPRNGCAGMMKRKDPAGLGAVGIRAFLYQVPWSEGVTLPGRQSEVVAWLADVGAVPGAEALVRLYLDQLFVAPDARAAYAYCAGYHERRHGLPFEIDGMVIKVDELAHYPALGATGHHPHWGIAYKFPPERRPTRLRAISVQVGKSGKLTPVAELDPVPLAGTTVSRASLHNFPELARKDVRVGDLVFVEKAGDIIPQVVGVDLAARPDGTVPFVPPAQCPTCGSAVVSEEIFVFCPNPACADQVLERLKHFAGRQAMDIDGMGEALLVQVIQHAGVHRPDDLFRLTAQQLAGLERMGDKSAKNVVKALENAKGRGLARVLIGLAIRHVGVTMAEELTKHWRSAEELLAFAARYVAGEPDAVAHVAPDKSSERGAVEGLGRKSADSIFAELSAPSVRAVFEGLAAAGVSLAALETETRAVEGVAGKTFVLTGTLPTLKRAEAGARIKAAGGKVAGSVSAKTDYVVAGEEAGSKLEAAQKLGVAVLDEAGLLAMLGE is encoded by the coding sequence ATGGAACCGGGAGGCGTGGCCCAGCAGGCCGAGCAGGAGCTCGCGCTCCTGCGTGATCAGATCGCGCACCACGAGAAGCTCTACCGCAAGGGGACGCCCGAGATCCCGGACGGCGCCTTCGACGAGCTGTTCGACCGCTATCAAGAGCTGGCGGACTCGCTGGGTGTGCCCACGGAGGAGCGCATCGACCGCAGCCCCGGCGTGGACCACACGGACGGCTTCGAGACGGTGGCGCACCGCATGCCCATGCTGTCGCTCGAGAAGCTCACCCCCAACCGGCGCGACGCGGACGGACAGCCCGTGCCGTACGAGGTGCAGCTGGACGCGTGGTACCAGCGCCGCCTGAAGGACCTCGAGCTCGGCCCAGACGGCGCGCTGCCGCTCCTGGTGGAGCCCAAGATCGACGGCATCAGCGTGTCGTTGCTCTATGAGGGCGGCCGGCTGGTGCGGGCCGTGACACGCGGTGATGGACAGCGCGGCGACGTGATCACCGCGCAGGTGCTGGAGGCCAAGGCGGCTCCGGGTGCCCTGCGCGGCGTGACCGGCGGCACGCTCGAGGTGCGTGGCGAGCTGTACTGGCCGCGCGATGCGTTCGACGCGCACAACCAAAGCCTGCGGGACGCCGGCGAGAAGACCATCGCCAACCCGCGCAACGGCTGTGCCGGCATGATGAAGCGCAAAGACCCGGCGGGCCTCGGGGCCGTGGGCATCCGCGCGTTCCTCTACCAGGTCCCGTGGAGCGAGGGGGTGACGCTGCCCGGACGCCAGAGCGAGGTGGTGGCGTGGCTGGCCGACGTGGGCGCTGTGCCAGGCGCCGAGGCGCTGGTGCGGCTGTACCTGGACCAGCTGTTCGTGGCGCCGGACGCGCGCGCCGCCTATGCGTACTGCGCGGGCTACCACGAGCGCCGGCATGGGCTGCCCTTCGAGATCGACGGGATGGTCATCAAGGTGGACGAGCTCGCGCACTACCCGGCGCTCGGCGCCACCGGGCACCACCCCCACTGGGGCATCGCCTACAAGTTCCCGCCCGAGCGGCGCCCCACGCGACTGCGCGCCATCAGCGTGCAGGTGGGCAAGAGCGGCAAGCTCACGCCCGTGGCCGAGCTGGACCCGGTGCCGCTGGCCGGCACCACCGTGAGCCGCGCGTCGCTGCACAACTTCCCCGAGCTCGCCCGCAAAGACGTGCGCGTTGGCGACCTTGTGTTCGTGGAGAAGGCGGGCGACATCATCCCGCAGGTGGTGGGCGTGGACCTCGCGGCCCGTCCCGACGGCACCGTGCCCTTCGTGCCGCCCGCGCAGTGCCCCACCTGTGGGAGCGCGGTGGTCAGCGAGGAGATCTTCGTGTTCTGCCCCAACCCGGCGTGTGCCGACCAGGTGCTCGAGCGCCTCAAGCACTTCGCGGGGCGGCAGGCCATGGACATCGACGGCATGGGCGAGGCGCTGCTGGTGCAGGTCATCCAGCACGCGGGGGTGCACCGCCCGGACGACCTGTTCCGCCTCACAGCGCAGCAGCTGGCGGGCCTCGAGCGCATGGGCGACAAGAGCGCCAAGAACGTGGTGAAGGCGCTCGAGAATGCGAAGGGCCGCGGCCTCGCGCGCGTGCTCATCGGCCTGGCCATCCGGCACGTGGGCGTGACCATGGCGGAGGAGCTCACCAAGCACTGGCGCAGCGCGGAAGAGCTGCTCGCCTTCGCTGCACGCTACGTGGCGGGCGAGCCCGACGCGGTGGCCCACGTGGCCCCCGACAAGTCGAGCGAGCGCGGCGCCGTCGAGGGGCTCGGGCGCAAGTCTGCGGACAGCATCTTCGCTGAGCTCTCCGCGCCCAGCGTGCGCGCGGTGTTCGAGGGCCTCGCGGCCGCGGGGGTGTCCTTGGCCGCGCTCGAGACCGAGACGCGCGCCGTCGAAGGCGTGGCCGGCAAGACCTTCGTGCTCACGGGCACGCTGCCCACGCTCAAGCGCGCCGAGGCCGGGGCGCGCATCAAGGCCGCGGGCGGCAAGGTGGCGGGCTCGGTGTCGGCCAAGACCGACTACGTGGTGGCGGGCGAGGAAGCCGGCAGCAAGCTGGAGGCCGCGCAGAAGCTGGGCGTGGCCGTGCTGGACGAGGCCGGGTTGCTGGCCATGCTCGGCGAGTAG
- a CDS encoding ABC transporter ATP-binding protein: MSAPAPKPEGGPASEPERAGPLVSVSHVTKRFTVERDLLGRPTREVRAVDDVSLEIERGETLGLVGESGCGKSTLGRVMLRLIDPTEGQILFEGRDIAKLPERELRPLRRRMQIVFQDPYSSLNPRMTVRATLAEALRIHGLVKNRGEEEARVASLLERVGLRPEHMRRYPHEFSGGQRQRIGIARALAVEPSFIVADEPISALDVSIQAQVVNLLGDLQDELGLSYLFIAHDLSVVEFISDRVAVMYLGRVVEVATSDELYGAPRHPYTQALLASAPVPDPTRRREHPPLKGDVPSPLDPPTGCTFHPRCPLAEPGLCDKSPPPLVSLGAKHQVACFKAT, from the coding sequence ATGAGCGCACCTGCACCGAAGCCCGAGGGTGGTCCGGCGTCCGAGCCAGAGCGTGCCGGTCCCCTGGTCAGCGTCTCGCACGTCACCAAGCGCTTCACGGTGGAGCGTGACCTCTTGGGGCGTCCCACGCGTGAGGTGCGGGCCGTGGACGACGTCAGCCTCGAGATCGAGCGCGGCGAGACGCTGGGCCTGGTGGGCGAGAGCGGCTGCGGCAAGAGCACGCTCGGCCGCGTGATGCTCCGGCTGATCGACCCCACCGAGGGGCAGATCCTCTTCGAGGGCCGCGACATCGCGAAGCTGCCCGAGCGCGAGCTGCGGCCGCTGCGCCGCCGGATGCAGATCGTCTTCCAGGACCCGTACAGCTCCCTCAACCCGCGCATGACGGTGCGCGCCACGCTGGCCGAGGCGCTGCGCATCCACGGGCTGGTCAAGAACCGCGGCGAGGAGGAGGCCCGCGTGGCCAGCCTGCTCGAGCGCGTGGGGCTGCGGCCCGAGCACATGCGCCGCTACCCGCACGAGTTCAGCGGCGGGCAGCGGCAGCGCATCGGCATCGCGCGGGCGCTGGCTGTCGAGCCCAGCTTCATCGTGGCCGACGAGCCCATCAGCGCGCTCGACGTGTCCATCCAGGCGCAGGTGGTGAACCTGCTGGGAGACCTGCAGGACGAGCTGGGCCTCAGCTACCTGTTCATCGCTCACGACCTGAGCGTGGTGGAGTTCATCAGCGACCGGGTGGCCGTCATGTACCTCGGGCGCGTGGTGGAGGTGGCCACCTCCGACGAACTCTACGGCGCGCCGCGGCACCCCTACACGCAGGCGCTCCTCGCGTCGGCCCCGGTGCCGGACCCCACGCGCCGTCGCGAGCATCCGCCGCTCAAGGGCGACGTGCCGAGCCCCCTCGACCCGCCGACTGGCTGCACCTTCCACCCGCGCTGTCCGTTGGCCGAGCCGGGGCTCTGCGACAAGTCGCCACCGCCGCTGGTGTCGCTGGGCGCGAAGCACCAGGTGGCGTGCTTCAAGGCGACGTAG
- a CDS encoding pyridoxal phosphate-dependent aminotransferase — protein sequence MTDPRLSARTQQIAPFLAMEVMERGMALARQGHDVIQLGVGEPDFDAPPEAVRAAMDALGRGDTHYTDSRGLRSLREAIARDSQARRGVPTDPDRVLVTLGTSPAILMALQVLVNPGDEVLIPTPHYPCYPNMVIACGGVPVFVPTFAEDGYRIDVDAVARARTPRSKAIFLASPANPTGAVQPRETVEALAALGLPILSDEIYDGLLFDGQSVTSPLGFSADTFVLDGFSKRYAMTGFRLGYLIAPEWASRALQSLQQSQFISATHFVQSAGIAALEHGAPHVAHMRGIYQRRRDVLLAGLRELGLGIPQAPTGAFYILADARHLGADSLATAFRILEQAHVAVGPGRDFGVIAEGHLRFSYATSETQITRALERLARVLPTL from the coding sequence ATGACGGACCCTCGGCTCAGCGCCCGCACGCAGCAGATCGCGCCCTTCCTCGCCATGGAGGTCATGGAGCGCGGCATGGCCCTCGCGCGACAAGGCCACGACGTGATCCAGCTGGGCGTGGGCGAGCCGGACTTCGACGCGCCGCCCGAGGCCGTGCGCGCCGCCATGGACGCGCTCGGTCGTGGCGACACCCACTACACCGACAGCCGCGGCCTGCGCAGCCTGCGCGAGGCCATCGCGCGGGACTCCCAGGCGCGGCGCGGGGTGCCCACGGATCCGGATCGCGTGTTGGTCACGCTGGGCACGTCGCCCGCCATCTTGATGGCGCTGCAGGTGCTGGTGAACCCGGGCGACGAGGTGCTGATCCCCACGCCGCACTACCCGTGCTACCCGAACATGGTGATCGCCTGCGGGGGCGTGCCGGTCTTCGTGCCCACCTTCGCCGAGGACGGCTACCGCATCGACGTGGACGCCGTGGCTCGCGCGCGCACACCACGCAGCAAGGCCATCTTCCTAGCGTCGCCGGCCAACCCCACGGGGGCCGTGCAGCCGCGCGAGACGGTGGAGGCGCTGGCTGCGCTCGGGCTCCCCATCCTGAGCGACGAGATCTACGACGGCCTCTTGTTCGACGGGCAGTCCGTGACGTCGCCGCTCGGCTTCAGCGCGGACACCTTCGTGCTGGACGGCTTCTCGAAGCGCTACGCCATGACGGGCTTTCGCCTGGGCTACCTGATCGCGCCCGAGTGGGCCTCGCGCGCCCTGCAGAGCCTGCAGCAGAGTCAGTTCATCTCCGCCACGCACTTCGTGCAGAGCGCGGGCATCGCGGCGCTCGAGCACGGCGCGCCCCACGTGGCGCACATGCGCGGCATCTACCAGCGCCGCCGCGACGTGCTGCTGGCGGGCCTGCGCGAGCTGGGGCTGGGCATCCCGCAGGCGCCGACGGGGGCGTTCTACATCCTGGCCGACGCACGGCACCTGGGCGCGGACTCGCTCGCCACCGCGTTCCGCATCCTCGAGCAGGCGCACGTGGCGGTGGGCCCGGGCCGCGACTTCGGGGTGATCGCGGAGGGCCACCTGCGCTTCAGCTACGCCACGTCGGAGACGCAGATCACCCGCGCCCTCGAGCGCTTGGCGCGCGTGCTGCCCACGCTCTGA
- a CDS encoding ABC transporter ATP-binding protein — MSGPLLEIRGLTTAFHTDEGSLRAVDDVSLVIPRGATVGVVGESGCGKSVTALSVMRLVPEPPGKLEAGEILFEGRDLMKLSEREMRGLRGNDIAMIFQEPMSSLNPVYRVGAQIGESLRLHRNMSKKDAEARAVQLLKQVGIPAPEQRVRDYPHSLSGGMRQRVMIAMALACEPKLLIADEPTTALDVTIQAQILTLLRDLQRDTGMSVMLITHDLGVVAEVADFVVVMYAGRVVETARTEELFANPQHPYTRGLMGSLPGVRKRSESATAKQQDGSRRRLATIRGVVPDLRALPAGCRFRDRCDVAIAACAAEEPRLLGKGEHRAACFVAELGT; from the coding sequence GTGTCCGGTCCCCTGCTCGAGATCCGCGGTCTGACGACCGCCTTCCACACCGACGAAGGCTCGCTGCGCGCCGTGGACGACGTGTCGCTGGTCATCCCACGGGGCGCCACCGTGGGCGTGGTGGGCGAGAGCGGCTGCGGCAAGAGCGTCACGGCGCTGTCGGTCATGCGCTTGGTGCCGGAGCCCCCCGGCAAGCTCGAAGCGGGTGAGATCCTGTTCGAGGGGCGCGACCTCATGAAGCTCTCGGAGCGGGAGATGCGCGGCCTGCGCGGCAACGACATCGCCATGATCTTCCAGGAGCCCATGAGCTCGCTCAACCCGGTCTATCGCGTGGGCGCGCAGATCGGCGAGTCGCTGCGCCTGCACCGGAACATGTCGAAGAAGGACGCCGAGGCGCGCGCCGTCCAGCTCTTGAAGCAGGTGGGCATCCCGGCGCCCGAGCAGCGCGTGCGCGACTACCCACACTCGCTCAGCGGGGGCATGCGTCAGCGCGTCATGATCGCCATGGCGCTGGCGTGCGAGCCCAAGCTGCTCATCGCCGACGAGCCCACCACGGCGCTGGACGTCACCATCCAGGCGCAGATCCTCACGCTGCTGCGCGACCTCCAGCGCGACACTGGCATGTCCGTCATGCTCATCACGCACGACCTGGGCGTGGTGGCCGAGGTGGCGGACTTCGTGGTGGTGATGTACGCCGGCCGTGTGGTCGAGACGGCACGCACCGAGGAGCTCTTCGCCAACCCGCAGCACCCCTACACGCGTGGGCTCATGGGCAGCCTGCCGGGTGTGCGGAAGCGCAGCGAGTCGGCCACCGCCAAGCAGCAAGACGGCTCGCGGCGGCGCCTGGCCACCATCCGCGGCGTGGTGCCGGACCTGCGCGCGCTGCCCGCGGGCTGTCGCTTCCGCGACCGCTGCGACGTGGCCATCGCGGCCTGCGCCGCCGAGGAGCCCAGGCTGCTGGGCAAGGGCGAGCACCGCGCGGCCTGCTTCGTGGCGGAGCTGGGAACATGA
- the corA gene encoding magnesium/cobalt transporter CorA translates to MEMGGTGDARESIVPSSVSIYAMREGTKHLLRPRVDELAALVADPKVNLWVDIEGSTEAHMAMLRDLMQIHPLLIEDAFKAQDTPKIEVHDEYAYFIVLGPEEPDPVPGEVTLRDLDVFIAERFVVTHHEGNVSAVPHVRQMVERFPDLLAQGPAVVAHRIVDFMVDRFMVRMNTLGERVDGLELAALRATTPAVLETILEAKHDVLHLGRLVRHQKEVLRALATGSVRFVPSDVRPFFRDIYDHFVSIADQSEAFRDAVSDALDAYLSMQSHRLNDVMKALTMISTIMLPLMFITGLYGMNFDYMPGLHHAYGYHVALTVMVTTASGIFVYFKRRNWW, encoded by the coding sequence TTGGAGATGGGCGGCACGGGCGACGCTCGCGAGAGCATCGTTCCGTCGTCGGTCAGCATCTACGCCATGCGCGAGGGGACGAAGCACCTGCTGCGGCCCCGCGTGGACGAGCTCGCCGCCCTCGTGGCGGACCCCAAGGTGAACCTCTGGGTGGACATCGAGGGCTCCACCGAAGCGCACATGGCCATGCTCCGGGATCTCATGCAGATCCACCCGCTGCTCATCGAAGACGCGTTCAAGGCGCAGGACACCCCGAAGATCGAAGTCCACGACGAGTACGCGTACTTCATCGTGCTCGGTCCCGAGGAGCCCGACCCGGTCCCGGGGGAGGTCACCCTGCGCGACCTCGACGTGTTCATCGCCGAGCGCTTCGTGGTCACGCACCACGAGGGCAACGTCTCCGCGGTGCCGCACGTGCGTCAGATGGTGGAGCGCTTCCCCGACCTGCTGGCGCAAGGGCCCGCCGTGGTCGCGCACCGCATCGTGGACTTCATGGTGGACCGCTTCATGGTGCGGATGAACACCCTCGGCGAACGCGTGGACGGGCTCGAACTGGCTGCCCTGCGCGCCACCACTCCGGCGGTGCTCGAGACCATCTTGGAAGCCAAGCACGACGTGCTGCACCTGGGCCGCTTGGTGCGGCACCAGAAAGAGGTGCTGCGCGCGCTCGCCACCGGCTCGGTGCGCTTCGTGCCCTCGGACGTCCGCCCCTTCTTTCGCGACATCTACGACCACTTCGTGAGCATCGCCGACCAGTCCGAGGCGTTCCGCGACGCCGTGAGCGACGCGCTCGACGCGTACCTCAGCATGCAGTCGCACCGCCTCAACGACGTCATGAAGGCGCTCACCATGATCTCCACGATCATGCTGCCCCTCATGTTCATCACTGGGCTCTACGGCATGAACTTCGACTACATGCCCGGGCTGCACCACGCGTACGGCTACCACGTGGCGCTGACCGTGATGGTCACCACGGCGTCCGGCATCTTCGTCTACTTCAAGCGCAGAAACTGGTGGTGA
- a CDS encoding DoxX family protein yields the protein MAKLRLPLLVTLAAAMVGVGVLHFVTPEPFMRIVPPALGDARLLVYVSGVFEVLGGVGLLLPQTRRAAAWGLILLYLAVFPANIYMALEGVQIDPANPLPSWAAWARLPFQAVFIAWAYWFTRPEPAPAATEAS from the coding sequence ATGGCCAAGCTCCGTTTGCCGCTCTTGGTCACCCTGGCCGCCGCGATGGTGGGCGTGGGTGTGCTGCACTTCGTCACCCCCGAGCCCTTCATGCGCATCGTCCCGCCTGCGCTCGGTGACGCACGCCTGCTGGTGTACGTGAGCGGCGTGTTCGAAGTGCTGGGCGGCGTGGGCCTCTTGCTGCCGCAGACGCGGCGAGCCGCAGCATGGGGCCTCATCCTGCTCTACCTCGCGGTCTTTCCGGCCAACATCTACATGGCGCTCGAGGGCGTGCAGATCGACCCGGCCAATCCGCTGCCGAGCTGGGCCGCGTGGGCCCGGCTGCCGTTCCAGGCGGTGTTCATCGCGTGGGCCTACTGGTTCACGCGCCCCGAGCCTGCGCCAGCGGCCACCGAAGCGAGCTGA
- a CDS encoding metallophosphoesterase, with the protein MSPSRPIAARVFADMLAVLLMLGLGACGVDASPGGASTPVVPVARAESVPAGAGGHTSERPERRNDPRRVVAIGDVHGDLAAGLAALRSAALIDQQAHWSGGQTVMVQVGDLLDRGDGEAELMDLFERLREEARASGGEVHLLLGNHELMNAAGDLTYVTRGGFAQFANTPPHPSHEADVLRAPQLAHGRLRAFLPGGPFAVRLATYGLTYRSADAIFVHGGILPQHLRELERMESESQAWLRDERRIPTDVALHPDSPLWTRRYSISPGARACAEVARTLDAEGLSRMVVAHTVQDDGITSYCSGRVIAIDCGLSSYYGGPVQVLELRAGVVRVLSARGAPRTLPAVDAR; encoded by the coding sequence GTGTCACCCAGTCGGCCGATCGCGGCTCGCGTCTTCGCCGACATGCTGGCCGTGCTGCTGATGCTCGGCCTCGGCGCCTGTGGAGTGGACGCGTCGCCCGGCGGCGCCAGCACGCCCGTGGTGCCGGTGGCGCGCGCGGAGTCTGTCCCGGCCGGGGCGGGCGGTCACACCAGCGAGCGGCCAGAACGACGCAACGACCCCCGCCGCGTGGTGGCCATCGGCGACGTGCACGGCGACCTCGCCGCGGGGCTCGCAGCGCTGCGCAGCGCCGCGCTGATTGACCAGCAAGCCCACTGGAGCGGTGGCCAGACCGTCATGGTCCAGGTGGGTGATCTGCTCGACCGCGGCGATGGCGAGGCCGAGCTGATGGACTTGTTCGAGCGGCTGCGCGAGGAAGCCCGCGCAAGTGGTGGCGAGGTGCATCTGCTGCTGGGCAACCACGAGCTGATGAACGCCGCGGGGGACCTCACCTATGTGACGCGCGGCGGCTTCGCTCAGTTCGCCAACACGCCACCGCACCCGAGCCACGAAGCCGATGTGCTGCGCGCACCGCAGCTGGCGCACGGGCGGCTGCGTGCGTTCCTGCCCGGGGGTCCCTTCGCGGTACGACTAGCGACCTACGGGCTGACCTACCGCTCGGCGGACGCGATCTTCGTCCACGGCGGCATCCTCCCACAGCATCTCCGCGAGCTCGAGCGCATGGAGAGCGAGTCTCAGGCGTGGCTGCGCGACGAGCGTCGCATCCCCACCGATGTGGCGCTCCACCCGGACAGCCCTCTCTGGACGCGACGCTACTCGATCTCGCCCGGGGCGCGTGCCTGCGCCGAGGTGGCGCGCACGCTGGACGCCGAGGGCCTCTCGCGCATGGTGGTGGCGCACACGGTGCAGGACGACGGCATCACCTCGTACTGCAGCGGGCGGGTCATCGCCATCGACTGCGGCCTGAGCTCCTACTACGGTGGGCCGGTGCAGGTGCTGGAGCTGCGCGCGGGTGTGGTGCGGGTGCTGTCGGCGCGCGGCGCACCCCGCACGCTCCCTGCGGTCGACGCCCGCTGA
- the argG gene encoding argininosuccinate synthase, which produces MSRIYRTLPPPGTKLGIAFSGGLDTRCAVAWLTHQGLAVHAYTADLAQPDESNVDDIPPVALQHGCVAARLVDCRDAMVREGITAIQCGAFHLAVGGKKYFNTTPLGRAVTTTAIVRAMREDDVHVFGDGSTHKGNDIQRFYRYGIFIDPTLKIYKPWLDPKFVAELGGRTEMSEYLLKHNLPYRVGTEKAYSTDANVLGATHEAKDLESLSTSMKIVQPIMGVAPWNKDVAIEAETVTLEFDGGVPVSINGKRFATTFELFLECNRIGGRHGLGMSDQIENRVIDAKSRGIYEAPGMALVHLGYERLLSAIHNENTLDVYFTSGRRLGRLLYEGKWYDPEAMMLKDALTRWVAPSVKGTVTVELRRGDDYTILDTQAEYMAYGPDKLSMEKVEQAYFTQEDRIGALEMQNLSLMDNRAFLLHHLDSVKRLGAPAADNVIGRLLAGEED; this is translated from the coding sequence ATGAGCCGCATCTACCGAACGCTTCCTCCTCCTGGCACCAAATTGGGCATCGCCTTCTCGGGCGGGCTCGACACGCGCTGCGCCGTCGCCTGGCTCACCCATCAGGGCCTCGCGGTGCACGCCTACACGGCGGACCTCGCCCAGCCGGACGAGTCGAACGTGGACGACATCCCGCCCGTGGCGCTGCAGCACGGCTGCGTGGCGGCCCGCTTGGTGGACTGCCGCGACGCCATGGTGCGTGAGGGCATCACGGCCATCCAGTGCGGCGCGTTCCACCTCGCGGTGGGCGGCAAGAAGTACTTCAACACCACGCCGCTCGGGCGCGCCGTCACCACCACGGCCATCGTGCGCGCCATGCGCGAAGACGACGTGCACGTCTTCGGTGATGGCAGCACGCACAAGGGCAACGACATCCAGCGCTTCTACCGCTACGGCATCTTCATCGACCCCACGCTGAAGATCTACAAGCCGTGGCTGGACCCCAAGTTCGTGGCCGAGCTGGGCGGGCGCACCGAGATGTCCGAGTACCTGCTCAAGCACAACCTGCCCTACCGCGTGGGCACCGAGAAGGCCTACAGCACGGACGCCAACGTGCTGGGCGCCACGCACGAGGCGAAGGACCTCGAGTCGCTGAGCACCAGCATGAAGATCGTGCAGCCCATCATGGGTGTCGCGCCCTGGAACAAGGACGTGGCCATCGAGGCCGAGACCGTCACCCTCGAGTTCGATGGTGGCGTGCCCGTCAGCATCAACGGCAAGCGCTTCGCGACCACCTTCGAGCTGTTCCTCGAGTGCAACCGCATCGGCGGCCGTCACGGTCTCGGCATGAGCGACCAGATCGAGAACCGCGTGATCGACGCGAAGAGCCGCGGCATCTACGAGGCGCCCGGCATGGCGCTGGTGCACCTGGGCTACGAGCGCCTGCTCTCGGCCATCCACAACGAGAACACGCTGGACGTGTACTTCACGTCGGGCCGCCGCTTGGGCCGTCTGCTCTATGAGGGCAAGTGGTACGACCCCGAGGCCATGATGCTGAAGGACGCCCTCACCCGCTGGGTCGCGCCCAGCGTCAAGGGCACCGTCACCGTGGAGCTGCGCCGCGGCGACGACTACACGATCCTCGACACGCAGGCCGAGTACATGGCCTACGGCCCGGACAAGCTCTCCATGGAGAAGGTGGAGCAGGCGTACTTCACGCAGGAAGACCGCATCGGCGCGCTCGAGATGCAGAACCTCAGCTTGATGGACAACCGCGCGTTCCTCCTGCACCACCTCGACAGCGTGAAGCGCCTGGGCGCCCCCGCCGCCGACAACGTCATTGGCCGGCTGCTGGCTGGCGAAGAGGACTGA
- a CDS encoding SRPBCC domain-containing protein has product MEYHAAATIHASPKAIWALLTDAAQYPDWNPTVVRVEGDIALGKKIKVVATVSPERAFPVTVSELVPCERMVWQGGMPLGLFRGVRTFTLTPAAGGATSFAMREVFSGPLLGLIKRSMPDLQPSFDEFARSLKLRAEG; this is encoded by the coding sequence ATGGAGTACCACGCCGCCGCCACGATCCACGCCTCCCCCAAGGCCATCTGGGCCCTGCTGACCGACGCCGCCCAGTACCCCGACTGGAACCCCACGGTGGTGCGCGTGGAGGGGGACATCGCGCTCGGCAAGAAGATCAAGGTGGTGGCGACCGTGAGCCCCGAGCGCGCGTTTCCGGTGACGGTGAGCGAGCTGGTGCCGTGCGAGCGCATGGTGTGGCAGGGCGGCATGCCCCTCGGCCTCTTCCGTGGCGTGCGCACCTTCACGCTCACGCCCGCCGCGGGGGGCGCCACGTCCTTCGCCATGCGCGAGGTCTTCTCGGGACCGCTCCTCGGGCTGATCAAGCGCAGCATGCCCGACCTGCAGCCGTCGTTCGACGAGTTCGCGCGGTCGCTCAAGCTGCGCGCCGAGGGCTGA
- a CDS encoding fatty acid desaturase — translation MGEHTATYPEGTRPKGKGHWYEMQVEASNNFEVPYVLSVFCGALDKQIEHHLFPKLPTQRLRKVAPEVKAICAEHGVRYHTDSWPRTLKKALAQIARLSGPVETLRAAA, via the coding sequence GTGGGTGAGCACACGGCCACCTACCCCGAGGGCACGCGCCCGAAGGGCAAGGGCCACTGGTACGAGATGCAGGTCGAGGCCAGCAACAACTTCGAGGTGCCCTACGTGCTGTCGGTGTTCTGCGGCGCCCTCGACAAGCAGATCGAGCACCACCTGTTCCCCAAGCTGCCCACGCAGCGCCTGCGCAAGGTGGCCCCCGAGGTGAAGGCCATCTGTGCCGAGCACGGCGTGCGCTACCACACGGACAGCTGGCCGCGGACGCTCAAGAAGGCGCTCGCCCAGATCGCCCGCCTGAGCGGGCCGGTCGAGACGCTGCGGGCGGCTGCGTGA
- a CDS encoding MerR family transcriptional regulator: MNAGSDSPNPDTHAGPADSAQPSWMTIDELAAHTRVPSRTIRFYQAKGALMAPEIRGRTAFYGPAHVDRLEVIGMLKDRGLSIRAIRDLMSRIERGDLDLGEWLGLEERLTMPWSEDAPTVLSSEELNEALAGLPTGTLALTIEFGLVERRGDRFLVQSPGMLQVLKQVHAAGVDVALAAEAGDIIEKHARALTSELVQLFVSRAGRGFGASATPDAIRETVAAVRAPARDAVTLLFSRTMQEALRKLVESGLTLDPKKLKFSPSRRR; encoded by the coding sequence ATGAACGCTGGGTCCGATTCCCCCAACCCCGACACCCACGCTGGCCCTGCCGACAGCGCGCAGCCCAGCTGGATGACCATCGACGAGCTGGCCGCCCACACGCGCGTGCCGAGCCGCACCATCCGCTTCTACCAGGCGAAGGGCGCGCTGATGGCCCCCGAGATCCGCGGGCGCACCGCCTTCTACGGGCCCGCGCACGTGGACCGCCTCGAGGTCATCGGCATGCTGAAGGACCGCGGGCTGAGCATCCGCGCCATCCGTGACCTGATGAGCCGCATCGAGCGCGGCGACCTCGACCTCGGCGAGTGGCTGGGCCTCGAGGAGCGGCTGACCATGCCGTGGTCCGAGGACGCGCCCACGGTGCTGTCGAGCGAAGAGCTGAACGAGGCGCTGGCCGGACTGCCCACGGGCACGCTGGCGCTGACCATCGAGTTCGGGCTGGTGGAGCGGCGCGGCGACCGCTTCCTGGTGCAGAGCCCTGGCATGCTGCAAGTGCTGAAGCAGGTGCACGCCGCCGGTGTGGACGTTGCGCTAGCGGCGGAAGCCGGCGACATCATCGAGAAGCACGCACGCGCGCTGACCAGCGAGCTGGTGCAGCTGTTCGTGTCGCGCGCCGGCCGGGGCTTTGGGGCTTCGGCCACGCCGGACGCCATCCGTGAGACGGTGGCCGCCGTGCGCGCCCCGGCGCGAGACGCGGTCACGCTGCTGTTCTCGCGCACCATGCAAGAGGCGCTGCGCAAGCTGGTGGAGTCGGGGCTCACGCTGGACCCGAAGAAGCTCAAGTTCAGCCCATCGCGCAGGCGCTGA